The following coding sequences lie in one Apus apus isolate bApuApu2 chromosome 16, bApuApu2.pri.cur, whole genome shotgun sequence genomic window:
- the LOC127391324 gene encoding disintegrin and metalloproteinase domain-containing protein 9-like translates to MAPTWTPSWCALRGRGVLFKLGLPFLLLLPSTGCSPQPSWRYTAYETVIPRKLGPKAGKGSQNQVSYIISGQEVNYTIHLRKKDFVIKNFPVFASDSRGKIVVELPHVPTDCYYHGYVEGILDSMVTLNTCSGLRGLLQIGNSSYSIEPLAASTTAEHLLSQREEVVPETVMYKMPKRGGQFPASGKATRQFQAQRQTRYLELLVVVDKAGFDAFGKSITNVTLEVIEIINLVDGLFYSFHLRVLITALEVWVEKNPISVTENITEVLNNFNLWRKQKSSAYATHDVGCLFASTGFGDGRRARPIWGKANFASACDQERASAVVSFAKRPYMDTALRVARVLGHVLGVRQNDRYCRCGNTSKCIMSPDGTENYQFSNCSKKHYLDFIASGQGFCLNNPPEMVRTLELEFCGNGVLEDGEECDCGSEIQCKLDHCCDDTCHKKAGAICTSGGCCKNCKPLPEGAICRETAGPCDLPEYCNGTSDLCPADVTKQDGTPCADDGYCYSGQCQSRTLQCKSIFGKEAKPAPLSCSLEVNTKGDRFGHCWGDGLASFEKCKLENVMCGRLQCTNVRHLPQVHEFTTIIQTPMGNTWCWGVEYYFDGYTSDIGGIEDGMQCGEKMMCINRTCIPMEEYLASPCSSEKTCRGRGVCNNRGNCHCDSGWAPPFCHSFGFGGSIDSGPAPVTEMELFWIIVGITIVTISVLVLLTIFLDSVRKLRVTQALRKYLRSFCSREGAPKEDAENQVKEVNSKPAGT, encoded by the coding sequence ATGGCTCCAACCTGGACACCGTCCTGGTGTGCCCTGAGGGGCAGAGGAGTTCTCTTCAAATTAGGcctccccttcctgctcctgctgcccagcacaggctgcagcccccagccctctTGGCGCTACACAGCCTATGAGACAGTAATTCCAAGGAAACTTGGCCCcaaggcagggaaaggcagccAGAACCAAGTGTCCTATATCATCAGCGGTCAGGAGGTAAATTACACGATTCACCTCAGGAAGAAAGACTTTGTAATAAAAAACTTCCCTGTATTTGCTAGTGATTCCCGGGGGAAAATCGTTGTGGAACTGCCCCATGTGCCAACAGATTGCTATTACCATGGCTACGTGGAAGGCATCCTGGACTCCATGGTGACCCTGAATACCTGCTCTGGGCTCAGAGGACTGCTGCAGATTGGAAACTCAAGCTACAGCATTGAGCCCCTGGCAGCTTCCACCACTGCTGAGCATCTTCTGTCACAGAGGGAGGAGGTGGTTCCTGAAACAGTGATGTACAAAATGCCCAAGAGAGGTGGACAATTTCCAGCTTCTGGTAAAGCAACGAGGCAGTTCCAGGCCCAGAGACAAACACGGTATTTAGAGCTCCTTGTCGTGGTGGACAAGGCAGGTTTTGATGCCTTTGGCAAAAGTATCACTAATGTGACTCTGGAAGTTATTGAAATAATCAATCTGGTGGATGGCCTGTTCTATTCGTTCCACCTTCGTGTTTTGATAACTGCACTAGAGGTTTGGGTGGAGAAGAACCCAATCAGTGTTACTGAAAACATTACTGAGgttcttaataattttaatctttGGCGGAAGCAGAAAAGCTCCGCCTACGCCACGCACGATGTGGGGTGTCTGTTTGCCTCCACGGGCTTTGGTGATGGCAGGAGAGCACGGCCCATATGGGGCAAAGCCAACTTTGCCAGTGCTTGTGATCAAGAACGTGCCTCTGCTGTCGTGTCGTTTGCAAAACGGCCTTACATGGACACTGCTCTCCGTGTTGCGCGAGTGTTGGGACACGTCCTTGGCGTGAGGCAGAATGACAGATACTGCAGATGTGGAAACACCTCTAAATGCATCATGAGCCCAGACGGCACAGAGAACTATCAattcagcaactgcagcaaaAAGCACTATTTGGATTTTATAGCATCAGGGCAAGGATTCTGCCTTAATAACCCCCCAGAAATGGTAAGGACACTTGAACTGGAGTTCTGTGGGAATGGTGTCCTGGAGGATGGGGAGGAGTGTGACTGTGGCTCAGAAATACAATGTAAACTGGACCATTGTTGTGACGATACCTGTCATAAAAAAGCAGGAGCCATTTGCACTTCTGGAGGCTGCTGTAAGAACTGCAAACCTCTTCCAGAAGGAGCAAtatgcagggaaactgctgggCCATGTGACCTGCCCGAGTATTGCAATGGGACATCTGATCTCTGCCCAGCAGATGTGACCAAGCAGGATGGGACTCCTTGTGCTGACGATGGCTACTGTTACTCAGGCCAATGCCAATCTCGCACATTACAGTGCAAGAGTATCTTTGGCAAGGAAGCAAAGCCTGCTCCTCTATCATGTTCCTTGGAGGTGAACACAAAAGGGGATCGGTTTGGCCACTGCTGGGGAGATGGACTTGCCAGCTTTGAGAAGTGCAAGCTAGAAAATGTCATGTGTGGGAGGCTGCAGTGTACAAATGTTAGACACCTACCTCAGGTGCACGAGTTCACAACCATCATTCAAACCCCGATGGGAAATACCTGGTGTTGGGGCGTCGAGTACTACTTTGACGGGTATACCTCGGATATTGGAGGCATCGAAGACGGCATGCAGTGTGGTGAGAAGATGATGTGCATAAATCGGACATGTATTCCCATGGAGGAGTACCTGGCCTCCCCCTGTTCTTCTGAGAAAACCTGCAGAGGAAGAGGTGTCTGCAACAATAGAGGGAACTGCCACTGTGATAGTGGCTGGGCACCTCCCTTCTGCCACTCCTTTGGCTTTGGAGGAAGCATTGACAGTGGGCCTGCACCAGTCACTGAAATGGAGCTTTTCTGGATCATTGTTGGAATTACTATAGTAACTATTTCTGTTTTGGTGCTCCTAACAATTTTCCTTGACAGTGTGAGAAAGCTCAGAGTAACTCAAGCATTAAGAAAATACTTAAGATCTTTTTGTTCTAGAGAAGGTGCTCCTAAGGAGGATGCAGAGAACCAGGTGAAAGAAGTCAACTCCAAACCAGCTGGGACTTGA
- the LOC127391497 gene encoding LOW QUALITY PROTEIN: disintegrin and metalloproteinase domain-containing protein 20-like (The sequence of the model RefSeq protein was modified relative to this genomic sequence to represent the inferred CDS: inserted 4 bases in 2 codons; deleted 1 base in 1 codon) → MGARVVPQPCPSRPCVAAARRGEAAALPEPSQAARRGTAAPQGGRAPRAFLGSXAPEGTAPAQPPAERFKGXRGRTGALQRCLTAILKAWAMKRLQAHHGGRGKARLLRLAVWAALGASLLLRAGSHPPPPGYALHEIVQPRKLSPRAGKAVGGKVSYVLRVGGENHIIHLRQKRGLLAKNLPVITYSRRGARRVEQPYVPEDCFYLGYVEGSPGSRVTLSTCSGLRGKLEIRNLSYSIEPVPGSLTFQHLLYRREETQNMSSMCGLTDEMIRKQLHRMGAKTLLGKQDLSQRPKQTMYVEIFVVVDHYLFSFQGSNETSTMLLVIDTINLSETYYSPLKVRICLIGLEIWTHSNFISYSQDIEEVLDNFNNWANKDLSRRTQYDIAHLFTYMDFGLSLGLAFVGSICLRGYQSAVISHIRKDFITFTIVFTHELGHNLGMRHDKKECVCGETNKCYMAGSLIVNAKAFSNCSQQNYFDLLSRGDGNCLRNVPEPHRLFRFQRCGNKVIEEGEQCDCGRPQECQGDPCCHQNCTLKPRAVCSVGQCCHKCHFRAAGHKCRVEADECDLPEYCNGSSEWCPEDLHVHDGTPCKNDGYCYRGKCPTYDNLCQKIFGEEARGAPESCFKNQNMKGNRFGNCGSKGAKPVFVKCKPKSVLCGRLQCVNVKRIPVLEGYETIVQIPGPEGWCWGTAYHTGIDTPDIGGGLDGTRCGPEKICINKTCTAVMLRTECDGNILCGGKGVCNNLRQCHCKAGWAPPDCQFHGPGGSVGSGPPPPLRKSLGEIVRSKAFRIGIGITVPLFLMFALLVAVSKYRKEIAAFFSTKLSKESSETSTEEEEQEEEEDEETTTDEEQSDF, encoded by the exons ATGG GAGCACGCGTGGTGCCCCAGCCTTGCCCCAGCCGGCCGTGTGTGGCAGCAGCACGGCGGGGCGAGGCGGCAGCGCTGCCAGAACCTTCTCAGGCGGCGCGGCGGGGAACGGCTGCCCCGCAGGGCGGCAGGGCACCACGGGCCTTCCTCGGGTC TGCACCCGAGGGGACGGCTCCGGCACAGCCGCCAGCTGAGCGCTTCaaggg gaggggcaggacGGGGGCCCTCCAGAGGTGTCTCACCGCCATTTTGAAGGCGTGGGCGATGAAGCGGCTGCAGGCACATCATGGCGGCCGGGGGAAAGCGCGG CTCCTCAGGCTGGCGGTCTGGGCAGCGCTGGGGGCCTCTCTCCTCCTCAGGGCGGGCAGCCATCCTCCACCACCGGGCTATGCTCTCCACGAGATAGTCCAGCCGAGGAAACTGTCCCCCAGGGCGGGAAAAGCTGTGGGGGGAAAAGTGTCTTACGTCCTCAGGGTGGGCGGGGAGAACCACATCATCCACCTCAGGCAGAAGAGAGGACTTCTGGCGAAAAACCTGCCGGTCATCACGTACAGCCGCAGGGGGGCAAGGAGAGTGGAGCAGCCCTATGTCCCTGAGGACTGCTTCTACCTGGGCTACGTGGAGGGCAGCCCCGGGTCCCGCGTCACGCTGAGCACCTGCTCGGGCCTGAGGGGGAAGCTGGAAATCAGGAACCTGAGCTACAGCATCGAACCTGTGCCAGGGTCCCTCACCTTCCAGCACCTTCTCTATCGGCGAGAGGAGACCCAGAACATGTCCTCAATGTGTGGATTGACAGATGAGATGATCCGAAAGCAGCTGCATAGGATGGGAGCTAAAACACTCTTAGGAAAGCAGGACTTGTCTCAGAGACCGAAGCAGACTATGTATGTTGAGATATTTGTTGTGGTGGACCActatctgttttccttccaaggGAGCAATGAGACCTCCACGATGCTTCTGGTTATAGATACAATCAATTTATCTGAAACATACTACTCTCCTCTGAAGGTTCGCATCTGCCTGATCGGGCTGGAGATCTGGACACACAGCAACTTCATCAGTTACAGCCAGGACATAGAAGAAGTTCTTGACAATTTTAACAACTGGGCAAATAAAGATCTTTCTCGGAGGACACAATACGACATTGcacatttatttacttacaTGGACTTCGGCCTGTCCCTTGGGCTGGCCTTTGTTGGTAGCATCTGCCTGCGCGGTTATCAGTCAGCTGTTATCTCACATATCCGCAAAGATTTCATAACCTTTACAATTGTTTTTACTCATGAGCTGGGTCACAACCTAGGGATGAGGCACGACAAAAAGGAGTGTGTGTGCGGAGAAACCAACAAGTGCTACATGGCGGGGAGCTTGATTGTCAACGCCAAGgctttcagcaactgcagccaGCAGAACTACTTCGACCTGCTCAGCAGAGGGGATGGCAACTGCCTGCGCAACGTTCCCGAGCCCCACAGACTCTTCCGTTTTCAGCGCTGTGGCAACAAGGTGATCGAAGAGGGAGAGCAATGTGACTGTGGGAGGCCACAGGAGTGCCAAGGCGATCCCTGCTGCCACCAAAACTGCACCCTGAAGCCGAGGGCTGTCTGCTCTGTTGGGCAATGCTGTCACAAGTGCCACTTTCGTGCTGCAGGACACAAGTGCAGGGTTGAGGCCGACGAGTGTGACTTGCCTGAATATTGCAACGGGTCTTCAGAGTGGTGCCCAGAGGATCTCCACGTGCACGACGGGACACCCTGCAAGAATGACGGCTACTGCTACCGTGGGAAATGTCCCACCTATGACAACCTGTGCCAGAAAATCTTTGGGGAAGAAGCTCGGGGTGCTCCAGAAAGTTGCTTCAAAAATCAGAACATGAAAGGGAATCGATTCGGCAACTGCGGCAGCAAAGGGGCTAAACCTGTTTTTGTGAAATGTAAACCCAAAAGCGTGCTGTGCGGAAGGCTGCAGTGTGTCAACGTGAAGAGGATCCCTGTCCTGGAGGGGTATGAAACCATTGTTCAGATTCCAGGGCCCGAGGGTTGGTGCTGGGGCACAGCCTACCACACCGGCATCGATACACCTGATATAGGAGGAGGGCTTGATGGCACCAGATGTGGGCCAGAAAAGATCTGCATTAACAAGACTTGCACAGCTGTCATGCTTAGGACCGAGTGTGATGGGAACATTTTGTGTGGGGGGAAAGGGGTCTGCAACAACCTCAGACAGTGCCACTGCAAAGCTGGCTGGGCTCCTCCAGACTGCCAGTTCCACGGCCCGGGAGGGAGTGTGGGCAGCGGCCCCCCCCCACCTCTCAGGAAGTCCCTGGGGGAGATTGTCCGTAGTAAAGCATTTAGGATAGGAATTGGGATCACGGTTCCCCTTTTTCTCATGTTTGCTCTCCTCGTTGCTGTAAGcaaatacagaaaggaaatagCTGCATTTTTCAGTACCAAGTTATCCAAAGAGAGCAGTGAGACTTCtacagaggaggaggagcaggaagaggaggaggacgAGGAGACGACTACGGATGAAGAacaatcagatttttaa
- the TMEM116 gene encoding transmembrane protein 116 — MALPGEAARLDGGWQEVYSALQWIQFTMAMLSVIGSSSIVAYAVFQNAVRSPEVRPLFYLSLSDLFLGMCWLAGALLYSTPTSKQDLICYNLQATGQIFYVASFLYTVNYTWHLYMDLKVKYNQNLYRMPPQVVDYVSCIGRVATISSSLVPFLLMVPVFCLGNSSNCYQNFSQKHGCLLMHTEIAVSSSEPQTLSGSVCHAMHFYGIGVFLISFLISFIAILVILSQARGLYKRFVNSTGFLGDQQWAMIKMVEQRVVFYPVAFFCCWAPAVLLGILKLTTATNSKIYMALLILQALTAASQGLLNCIVYGWTQHVFLSLKRNACRDVDTQTPLLRSQKKFYASTLPASPPDAGGSTSTLL; from the exons ATGGCCCTCCCGGGGGAGGCGGCCCGGCTGGAcgggggctggcaggag GTCTACTCGGCTCTGCAGTGGATACAGTTCACCATGGCCATGCTCAG cGTTATAGGTTCCAGCTCGATCGTTGCTTACGCCGTCTTCCAAAACGCAGTGCGGTCCCCTGAG GTTCGCCCTCTTTTCTACCTGAGTCTCTCTGACCTATTTCTGGGCATGTGCTGGCTCGCTGGGGCCCTCCTCTACAGCACACCAACATCCAAGCAGGACCTCATCTGCTATAACCtgcaagcaacaggacaa ATATTCTACGTGGCCTCTTTCCTTTACACTGTCAACTACACCTGGCACCTGTACATGGACCTAAAGGTGAAATACAATCAAAACCTTTACCGGATGCCCCCCCAG GTTGTAGATTATGTGAGTTGCATTGGCCGAGTAGCAACGATCTCATCTAG CTTGGTCCCTTTCCTTCTCATGGTGCCTGTGTTTTGCCTGGGCAACAGCAGTAATTGTTACCAAAACTTCAGCCAAAAGCATGG gTGTCTCTTGATGCACACAGAAATCGCCGTGTCCTCCAGCGAGCCACAAACCCTGAGCGGCTCCGTTTGCCATGCGATGCATTTCTATGGCATTGGGGTCTTCCTCATTTCTTTTCTGATCAGCTTCATAGCCATTCTG GTTATACTGAGTCAAGCCCGAGGTTTATACAAAAGGTTCGTAAACTCCACGGGATTCCTGGGCGACCAGCAGTGGGCCATGATTAAGATGGTGGAGCAACGAGTGGTTTTTTACCCCGTCGCattcttctgctgctgggcCCCAG CTGTCCTCCTTGGAATACTGAAGCtgacaacagcaacaaacagcaaaatctaCATGGCTCTTCTAATCCTGCAG GCTCtgacagcagcttcccaggggCTCCTCAACTGCATTGTCTATGGCTGGACACAGCACGTCTTCCTCTCCCTCAAACGCAACGCCTGCCGGGACGTTGACACCCAGACTCCTCTCCTGCGTTCCCAGAAGAAGTTCTACGCCAGCACGCTCCCCGCCAGCCCGCCAGATGCAGGAGGGTCCACATCCACCTTGCTCTGA